GTGAAAAAATCTAAGAATATGCTTGGAATAATGTAGGGAAGTCTAAACGACTGGCACAAGGAGCCAATGGCGAGGGAAGTGCTCAGAAAGAATTGTGTCCGACATTTTCATCGGCGACTCAAGAGCGCACTCGTAAAGAAGCCAGCAAATTCGTTTCTGAATTTCCATTCTTCGAAGTAGTTATGAGCCCTAGTTACATCAATAAAGGGCTTGTGGTGAGGTCTTGAACCCTGCATCTTTTGTAAATTCTTAGATTTTAATTTGAACATATCTTTATGAATTTTAGCTCGTGAAATTCTCGTTTTCGATATGCAGATTGCATAAGCATTATAGACGAAACTTAATCATTGTGTATAGGTAAAAAATAGTCCCATCTCAAAAACTTTGCTTAGTTCCTCTTAAAACACAGCAAAGGCCCTGATTTAAACTTATACAGCCTTAGTAATGAGGAGTTCTTTGGCATTAGGCCACTGGTTTATTAGTCTGTCATAAATGGATAGAACTTCGATTTTTCCTGGATCAAGAATAATTTATGTCTTCAAGCAGTATATTTCGGCCTGCCAGTTGTTGATTAGTAACTTAAGAGTCTAATAAGGTCCTGCTGTGAGCCAGAACGACACAGTTTCTGTTGAGAAAGCACACCAAGCATTCCACTACCACCCTAATCTACTTATGCCCATCGCCACCGTATGCAGACACCAATCTTTGGTTATTGCAGAGGGATGTTGAGACAGTTCCGTGGGAAATTAATGGCTTCCTTATTAGGTTGTGATTCCAAGTAGGAAAAACAGTCCTGGTTGGGTTTTGATCGCCAAAAAGAATATAGCAATTTCAGTTTCTTGGgtgcatatgaaaaatgcttCAAGGTTTGTTCACAGTGGTTAACTGGTGTTATAGTTGATGGATTTATATTGAAATCTTGCGCACAGCCAGGCCTATTGTGCTTATTAGCCAGGCCTGTTGTGCTTTGCTCACGGCTGGACCACGAATCTGTCCAATCTTTTTTTAGGAAACAGTTGATTGAATTAGCTTGATTGATTTTTATGTGTCTGCTGGTATGGGCAACTAGCTTGATGACATCCacataagataaaaaaaaaacttcccaTGTTTGCAGAATATACCATCAAGCTTCCACAGGTACATGGAAAGGATAGACATGGTTTTATACTTGTTCAGATCGGTCTTGGCCtttgaaattgatcaaatttGGCTGAACCATATGGATGTCTATTGACATTTTGCTCACAGCCACGCCTGTTCTGCTTTGCTCAAAGCAGGACCACGAATTCGTCCGAATTTGGATTTAGAATCAGTTGATTGAATTGCCTTGATTGATATATGTATCTGTTGGTTTTGGGCAACTAGCTTGATGACATCCACAAATGATGCGAAGTCTTCTCATTTTTGCAGAATGTACCATCAAGCTTCCATATGTACATGGAGGATAGACATGGTGCAACACTTGTAGTTTCAGATCGGTCTTGGCCTGTGCAATTGAGCAAAACCAGAGTGAGGTTCTGTCATGGTTGGTCCACATTTTGTAGGGAAAACACGCTTAAAGTAGACGACATTTGTGTTTTTGAACTAATTGAGAAAAATGATGTTGTACTGAAAGTTTCTATTTTCAGATGCCCAGATTGAGCGATTATATTTCTGAGAGCAAAAATTCCAAGCAGCTAGTAAAAACTCATTGGCTACATTCCCTTTTCTTTTGTGAGGAAAATCATCATCTATTGTACTTGtctcataaaaaaagaagaaatctgGAAGGCAGTAGCTAGGAGCCATCAGTTCTAAAGGGTTTAGGTCCATACTTCAATTAAGTCTCGAATCGTACTATCGAATCTTTTTTGCCAGTTTTGTGTGCATCAAGTTGTTGTTCTGGCTTCATCATTGTACTATCGAATCTTTTTTGCCAGTTTTGTGTGCATCAAGTTGCTGTTCTGGCTTCATCATTTTGTATCTTTCGTCTGGTCAATTACTAAACGTGTTGTGGTAATATCATCATATAATGAccttttgttgctttttttaattctgtttttcttatattttttttcgttttgataCAAGTTGTAGCATTGTTAATTTGAAAGACCTTActctctgtttggaacttgaggaaaagaaaggaaaactaaaaaaatttccctcctattgtttggttggaagagagagagagaagaaaattaaaaaaaaaatttaattgtgaatagtaaaataaaattttaagttttgtgaatagtaattttttcctttcattttatgttcttttcctttctctcattttccttgagttccaaacagagcctaaataaGGATGGACGTTACAAAATTCCAACTTTGTTCATACATCGTAGTCATAACCAAAACAAGCCGTCTGAGCCAAGTGACCCCTACCCAATTTCAGGTTGTAAGGACACTACTAAATCCAATCTTTCCGAGACATTTCGAGTTTTGTCTCAAGGCAAATGCTAAAATACGCCCAAAGGGTGCATCATACACGCGCTTGACTTTTACGCCTTTTCCTAGACAATATCAGAAGGAGCGTAGGACACGCGCAGTAAAAAGGTCTTGAAGTAGTTAATGTATGGAGCAAATTACAAAACTACCCCATCAAGTTTTGTCCGTCCCCattgctctctccctctctctcattctgTGTCTCTGAACCGTGATTTCTGAACAATTCTTTATTTAGACTTTGTTTCCACtgacaaaaaatattaaaaacttaatttattttagcATCTcgtttttattaataaaaaagttttaacattttatcatatcatttcaactaacaaaaaattgatcaacaaaaaaaaaaattttgctataGTAACTCTACTCATAAACTTAGccacaacttattcactaccggaaacaacttgatatttcttaacaatttattcactactgaAAACACCCAACAACTTcttaaccacaaataaaaatttataaatttttcactaccggaaacactcCCTTATACCACCACAGAGGTAAATACTACCACCACAATGCATTTGAATCCATTTGTTTTTACATCTCTAATTTCAAGACCACAcagaaagagggaaaaaaaagtaatgaaTAAAAAAGGGAATTAATTTTCTTGCTCCCTCTTTTTATATCCACACtctattttgtctttttgtaagaaaatacacactttcaatactaaaaaagaaaaaagaaaaaagagtggatatcaaaaaagatgtgtgaaaatcaattcccataaaaaaatcctaaaacaaatgtaaaaaaacaatttcatttttttcgcgtttgttagtttgcgcccaacttttgtgatttattgattcgtctcgacgaattattttgaataaggaccacttttaagtaaaaaaaagtaaaaaaaaatcaattttttaaacttaaaaggtgtcattattcaaaatatttgggtataagtaaaaaaaaaattagttttcagattcatcttgacgagatgaatcggaaaactaaaaaaaatgaggcacaaaactaacaaacacaaataaaaaataaaaaataaacaaataaggacaaataaaaaagtgaaaaaagttggTGGAACGGGGTATTAGCCCACAGATGAATCTGATCTAAGCATTTTCTCCAAGAGACGATCTGACGCATTGAGttgtaaaaaaatttggtgcacGAAAAAAGTGAGAAGGGTAAAATAGGTATCTTGGAAAGTAAGAGACAGAGTGACCGGTCTTAACATCAGTCAGAGGAAAAGTAAATTGAAGACATTAATTTCACCTTGTTTGACGAGAAAGTAGTTTTTTACCGTCCACCCAGTAGGCGTAGTATAGAAGAACCGTTTGTCTAATGTCTTCCGTCAATACTTCAAACGGGACTCAAAGCTGCCCGTGTCATCGCAAATATACTAAAATGGTTTCGTCGTGGTAAAAACCTAACAGAAAACGGACAGTTTCTCTCTAGCAGCTTGAAATTTTTCATGATGGAAATGGCCCAATTCATCCCAAATTATGGCACCACCATCGAACCATCCTCATGTGGTTGGTAACTGTAACTCCCTGGATTCCAGCAAGCGCATGACTTATCTCTGGGGTCGGGTTTTTACACACAATTAAAGCCAACAACGCCAAGCTTATGCGCTGTCCCGAAGCCCTGAACATAATCTCTAACAACCGAGGCCTCCTTTCTAGTGGTATTGAAGGAGAACAATCCTGTCCAACTGATACCCCGTGAATTGGGGACATTTCTTTCCGCTGCCTGCAAAAGAGATGTTAGCCCTTCCGCATATAATAGGACAGCTGTGGAAATAGAGGAGCTCCTGGATGGACGCCTCTTCCTGGGAGAAAATAGCCGAATTGTTCGCCATTCATTAAAGCCAAatacaaaaacagttttgatgCAATTCATGGTAAGATCAACCCATAGCTCTCCTACcttatccaagaaaaatcaaccCAATTATATTGTAAGATTTGGTCACGTCTAACTTAAGTGCTACGTGACCCATTTACTGCCAATTAGATTGCTTATCATTATTTTGAACACTTCAACATGCACCACAAGCTCCCGAAGATATACCAAACAGGTAACAAAAATGTAGAAAGATTAGCGgatgaaagaaaaatgtataaaaagaCTGATACATACACTTCAAACCCGGCGTGTCTAATGTGATCATAAATCTTGAGGTTGAACTTCCAAACAATCGTACATTTTGTGTCAAGCCAGAAGGAGTCCCATCAAGCAAAAAGGGCATTTGCAGGGTTGCAAAGTTGATAGACTAACATACAAATCAGCTGCATTTTCATTCTAGATAACCCGATAGGCAAATACAACAAGAAGAATAGCACTAACACCAagtttgagagaaaatttgCGTACTACCTAACCTACAAGGCCAGTGGAAGAATATTTTAGAATAGAATCCCCAAACGGCACGACTATTCAAACTTGTTACAAGGAGCACCGTACCAGAATTTGGTGACTGCTAAACCATATGCAGCACCGCAGTATCACCCTAAATTTGGGAGCAACTATGGATGTATAACGGCAGCACCATCCGGGAATTTTGCATCCTGCTTGTTTTCGACAATCATTTACAGAATCTTTTATGTACAAATGGAATGATACTTGTGAAGTGGAATAGTCCATTTTACCAGCTTTTTCTCTATgatgccattgtcaatgagaggAAGTGCTTGCCTCAGTACTGTAAATTGAGTACTCACTCAAACTGAAGTTGGAACTCTCTTCCTCCCACTTCAGAATCTCCCTTGCATATTTAAGGGCCTCATCAACGCTCTTAGGCTCCAAACCCTTTGCCGGAGCAACATACAGCTTCCGACCTGTGAGAGACGAATATAACCTCTTGAATTTAACTGCAGTATAATGGAAAGCTAGCTGGCCGAGGGAGGGGTTACTATTGatgttgttgctgttgctgttgctgttgAAGCGTTGACTTCGGCTAATCACAGGATGGAAATCATTGAACCAATCACACTGTGTCAGAGGGACCCGTTCTATCTTTTCCTCGAACAGATCGAATTTGTTAAGTATGAGGAGGAAGTCCATCTGATCGAAGGTTGGATGAGTTACAATGTACTCGAAAAACTTCTTGCTTAGTAACATCTTGTTCGCCAAAGCCCCATCTCCATCTATAGCATATTGGTCATAGTCACTCAAGGCGACACAGAAGATGACAAGTCGAACATCTTCAAACATTTCCAACCACTTGCAATTTTCACCAAACCCTCTTGCTTGTACTCTTATTAACTGGTATCTGAGACCCAGCAAAAACCACATCACATTAATGCAAACAACCGGCCATACAGCAAGAAGAGtggaaaaaaataactaaaataatcaAGGGCAACTACAAAAACCTGACATGCGTCCACTACCATCACAACTCCCATGAACAATAGTAAATGAATTTATCATATCAGCATGCTTCAACCTATTTTAGAGTATGAGCAGATAAATAGCATGAAAAGTTCAGCCTTGTCGACACCTATTTTCCGAGCATGATCAACTTACTTAGGTAACACCTATAAAATTGTGCCTCTAGAAGCATTATCGTGTATTGTATTtacttttttatgttttgttttgcaAGTGGCTTAGGAAAGACATGGCGCAGTAGTAATTTATTAATTTAAGTTTATAGTATTTGCAGTGTCAACCAAATCTAGCAACCGGCAACCgcacacaaaaataaatttaacgCCAAGGCCAAGAAGTTTTTTGGCTGACATGAAATTGGATGTAAAGCAAATTAGTTGTAGCCTGTCTCACCTATATGCTGCGATAAAATTGGACAATTCTGATGTAGAATTGATCTACTTATAAGCTCAGATACTCATTTACTAATCACAGGAAACTGGGAAAGAAGTGCTGCAGACAACCAATAGATTGGTGCAATTGCCCAAACGAAGAGTTTGGCAAGGTAAAATCAGAGGACCAATCTGATGATTGTTCCATGTATTAGATTTACTTCCAGGCGCATTAACACATCCAAATTATTGTTACATGTATACAGGAACACAAGCATATCCAGTAGTAGAGACTCTTGTCAAGCACAATTCCCCACAGCTATAAAAGGAACAGAGGAAAGATGGAGGGGCATAACTTCCAGAGCACTTTAACAGCACCACATCTCTAACTAGAGCAATACCACCAAATAACAGATATAGTTAAGCCTACAGGCTACAGGGTCTGCTGCTTTGTAGCCCGTGAACCAAGGTGTCTAAGATAATTTCATGCATGCTGTCCTACTACATGGTTGTTTAGATTATTTAGAAATGTGCTCGAGTTACCGCATTTAATGAGCAATTTCGTTTATCATCATTTTACCCACACATCAAACTTAGGGAGTACCAGAGTACACAAATCTGACACCTAGACATGTATCCCCATTTGACGCATTCATCTAATGTCCATGCAATACAAGTAATGGCAAAAGAAGCCACAAGTGCCAGGCACCTGTTTtacaacaaagaaagaaagaaagaaaataaacctTAAGGACATACCTAAGCATAGAATCATGCAGGTCAGCAGTGTCAATATCAATGTCAGGTTCCGCCTGGGGAAATGAGAAATCCAAACAAGCAAGCCCATTGGATGAGGTAACCCCCTCGGCATATAGGATGTCCACGTCAGATGGTTTATAATCTGGACTCAATATATCAACTGCCTGGAAAAGAAATGGATTTCAATGGAAACATCAGCAATGAACTTCAACCATCGTCGCCACACGTTTAAAgcctttcattaaccaaataAAGCAGTCTATATGTCACAAATAACCTCTTTCTGGTGCAATATTATTACGTAAAAAGACGTACTCATACTCCAAGTCAGAACTATTTCTAACCGCTGCATGGATTAATTCTGTAACTTTTCTCTCATACTCTCTCACGTAATATATTTCCATAAGCTCTCTCCCTCCCCAAGTAAAGATCGACAAGGTTgtgacttgagagagagagagagagagagagagagagagagagagagagagcaagcgAGCTAGGTCATGTTGCTCCAAAGAGGCACACACATCACATGAAATGTGTGAAAATCCGAACGATCAAAGGCCCCTAAGACAAGGCGTTCACCTTCAGAGGATAAAGCACAAATTCAAAAGCCTTGAGGCCTTTTTTGGCCCTAAGCCTTGACGTGACCTCGAGGCGAGCCCCAACTTAGCCTTTGTAAACATTGGTTGCAACGCATGATCTTCTCATagaagttatttttctttttttggtagatCCAAACCCCACTATGGATAGAAGTCAAGTTAATCTTGTGGGAGTGTTGCGCAACGATATGACCTAGAAGCTTGTTTTGCCAACAAATCTACACTAACATAATCATAGCCTGTAAGCCAAACTCAACAGTAACTTCCCGAGCCCAGGTCTCAGAATTCTGTAAGCTGATGATCCCGAGCTGGGCCGAAAAACGATACTAATTGCCTCAGCTTGGAACATCTGCACCCTACCTTCCAAAGGACAGGACTTGCCAAGTGTGTCAAATGCGGGGCCTACACGTAGCTAGACTTGTCAGATGTATCATAGACCAAGCATGTTTTTTCCAAGTAAGCAATATAAGAAAGGaggggaaaataaataaaaaagaacaaagaatttGCGAAAGCATTAGTATGCTGGGAAATCTCCATATTCAACAAACTAAACTACCGCAAAAGAACTAGGCATGATCTTACCCGCTCTAAGAAATAACTAGCAACACTAGGCAGCAGTTCTAGTTCACTTCTCCGGCTGTATGTTGCCTGAATGGCTGAATTGTTCCACAACTCCTCAACTAATGGCGCATATTCCCGAGTAGCGGCTGGGAAAATGACTTCCAAATTACCTGATACCATAACTTTGAGAATCCAATCGGAGAATGCTTTCAACCTTGGACAAACGGAAAAGATAGTTTTGCCATCATTCCCATCAGTATTCCCTGGTGTTAACAATAACCAATTTTCAGAACAAACAATATTTTGTCGGAGGATGTACAGTGTCAATATGGCCATGCTCGATGTAAGTTTGAATGTACACTGATATCAACCAACAAAACCTATAGGAACCAACTAAACCATACGTTAAGAATAATGTTAGGACAACCACTATGTGACGCAAAAACTTACAAAGAAGACCTCAAATAAAGATTAGCAAAACTCACCTTGaaatataacaaaacataacaCACGATTCTGCTGTTACATACCAAATATAACATGGTTAATCAACTATTTACATCAACGTATTTGTTTACGAGACAACTAAAGTACAAGGATAATGTGAAGAAAACAAATATGATTCATGCACAACTTATCTTCCAAGTTCACAAAATATACTTTCAGAAGTTAAAACGTCATTAATTGATGCAATGACGAATCTTCTTTATATTTGCGGTCAATTTGTCGCACGCCAGAGTTTCATCCAGAAGCTCGACCTTCGACCAGGCTGGAGACAGCCTTTTCTTGGGCAGAGCAATGATGCTCAAGCTCAGGCTTGTGCCAATTTCCCACTTGACTTAGCTTGATAGttgttcattttatttatttatcttttctctatcctctgtgtgtgtgtgagagagtgaagaggaggagagactaaagacaaaaaattgatACCTGAATGACCTGTATCATCATCAGATTGATGCTTCCTCATTTCATTCAAGTTTTCATCTTCAAAACGCTCACGTCCCTCAAGAAGAATACCAAGATAGCCATACACATTGCTCTGGATCACTAATTTGATACTTTCACGTTCATCTTCTGAGAAAGGGGCATCTTTGTAAAGGATCTTGGCCTATCAAAAGAATTTACATTATTTAACACTCGTTTTTCTAGATTTCACCAAGATTTTGAATATGATAAAAGCCTTAATTTAAAAGTTCATATCGATTCAGTGAAAAACATAACTAATGCCAATGTAGCTTCATTAAACGTAAAGGGAAATGAAAAACACAGAATTTTGTCAATATTATTCCAAGTATATCTAAACAAGCTTCACCAATCATCCACATGTAATTTTTATCAACAGGTGATAAATTAGAACGCATAATCATGCAGCCAGTAGATTACTATCAGACAAGAAGATTCCTTTGAAGTTAAAAGCAGGTCAGAAAGGATTAGTTCTCCCCTCAAGAAGAACGGTATGCCAAATACAGAAAGGATCTCCACAAGAATATCCATCAAACTTTCGTAAGATCATTTTTGCATCACTTACCAGGACACATGATAAGGAATAGATGACATAGAGATTTTATCCAAATGGAGACTTTTAATGCAAGAAACATAAAAATTTCACTCCATTGGGTTATTACCTGCTTAAATATAGTACTAGTTCCAGATCCACTATACCCTatcaaaaaaagtttctgaaggGTTCTCTGCTCAAGGTAATCAGGCACAGTTCGGCAAACAAGACTATTCACTTGTTCTCCACAAGGATTCGCACACTTAGAAGGAAGTGGAAGGGATAGCACAGCACAAACCAGCTTTGTCCCAGCCTGAAAAGAAACTTTAAGTTTAACCAGCaggaaatttctttttaggGTGCTTAGAAAGACACAGAAGCACATAGATAACTAGATACACACCTTGCCCCAGATATACCCCCTCGTATTTTTTTGTCCCTCTTCCTGGTACGAACCATCCTCATTCACCCAGAAGTGAGGGTTGCCAGCACATTGAACACCTGCCAACTAAATTTTCCACACGGTAATGTTAAATATATACATGGCAATAGCTTCACTTACAAGACAACTTTGGCATAGTCAGAAATGTAAACCTGCAACATTCGGAGTTCTACTTTTGTAATTTCCCGACCATTTATATAGACTTGTGTGTTTCCACTGCTGGCGTCCACTTTGATTGGACCCCCAACATTCAGATGGGCACTAATAATTTTGGAAGGCTTCTGTCCTTCCTGTTAAATTAGCAAAACAATCAAGTTCCCTGGCAATACAACAAATGAAGAACAATAGTAGTATGTATAGTGTCAACAAACAATGCCTCATAGTGCAACGTATACCTTTCCCCAAAGACCAGATACTTTGTCATACCAATAATGTCCAGGTTTGAGCTTCTTTGGTGGGTTTGGGCAACTCTGCAAAATAGCCACCTCCTCTTGACAGAGAGGCTTACCGTTCACAACAACATTCTGTGGCGGCAATTGATTAACTTCGCACAATTTCTCAGCCTTCATTATTTGTCGAACTTCCAAGTCATTAAGCAGTCTCTTGAACATTCGAGAGCATTTCCCCAAGTTTCCTCGCTTTGACTCATCAATAGGACTTCCGATGCATGTAACACACTTCCTTCCTTCTGGCATAGACCCCATTGCTCTGAGCACACAATTACTACAATACTTGGAATCACAAACGATGCAGACCTCCTTTTCAGTGAATCTGTTTCCTTTAAAGCATCGATAGCAAGCTCCCTTCCTTGCCTTAACCCCAGGTTCTCTTTTTGCTCGGACAACTTCAGGTTCATAATGACTTAATGCTTCGTCAAAATCTGCCTCATTTGACTCAATATCGCAGAAAGTTACCACCGGAGTCCGTCTCGTGCTGCAAGCAGGTTCATTGTTGCAATCCCCAATCCTAAGAGAAGAAACCCTAGAAGAAGGGTAATCCAAGCTCAAAACTGACTCACTTGATTCCCACTCTGTTTGGTTCAAATAATTAAAGTCCAAACTATCCTTA
This DNA window, taken from Rhododendron vialii isolate Sample 1 chromosome 8a, ASM3025357v1, encodes the following:
- the LOC131336644 gene encoding B3 domain-containing transcription factor VRN1-like, coding for MVKRLEILNFSESSPQFCKVYVPDLSYHRLGIPQDFVKHFTGDLPYKSTITTPEKRSWHVELKEVDEHLYFQEGWQQFVHDNSLVFGDFLIFYYGGNAQFYTKIYGKNGCRKKVSEPPREIDKEITHPQDNQTIERRKSKRLAQGANGEGSAQKELCPTFSSATQERTRKEASKFVSEFPFFEVVMSPSYINKGLVNVPSSFHMYMEDRHGATLVVSDRSWPVQLSKTRVRFCHGWSTFCRENTLKVDDICVFELIEKNDVVLKVSIFRCPD
- the LOC131336649 gene encoding extra-large guanine nucleotide-binding protein 1: MPPEGANSTGDGAEFAFAMEYHGPPITGDLPRAVPINVQSIPVASVVSQVPLPGKFSLPVVQPILAPDIARKFSKELKLGLEHSVPPASLIAFDRRSGEVRDAKELGLGSETTVSPTSVIAFEETSTPSNGDFALSGEFGSLSASDFRIGDKGSGEFSDVICSSVSHEHSNELMGGPGSSGTLGFSGSFDKPKDVLGSSGGHRVSNGCKDSLDFNYLNQTEWESSESVLSLDYPSSRVSSLRIGDCNNEPACSTRRTPVVTFCDIESNEADFDEALSHYEPEVVRAKREPGVKARKGACYRCFKGNRFTEKEVCIVCDSKYCSNCVLRAMGSMPEGRKCVTCIGSPIDESKRGNLGKCSRMFKRLLNDLEVRQIMKAEKLCEVNQLPPQNVVVNGKPLCQEEVAILQSCPNPPKKLKPGHYWYDKVSGLWGKEGQKPSKIISAHLNVGGPIKVDASSGNTQVYINGREITKVELRMLQLAGVQCAGNPHFWVNEDGSYQEEGQKNTRGYIWGKAGTKLVCAVLSLPLPSKCANPCGEQVNSLVCRTVPDYLEQRTLQKLFLIGYSGSGTSTIFKQAKILYKDAPFSEDERESIKLVIQSNVYGYLGILLEGRERFEDENLNEMRKHQSDDDTGHSGNTDGNDGKTIFSVCPRLKAFSDWILKVMVSGNLEVIFPAATREYAPLVEELWNNSAIQATYSRRSELELLPSVASYFLERAVDILSPDYKPSDVDILYAEGVTSSNGLACLDFSFPQAEPDIDIDTADLHDSMLRYQLIRVQARGFGENCKWLEMFEDVRLVIFCVALSDYDQYAIDGDGALANKMLLSKKFFEYIVTHPTFDQMDFLLILNKFDLFEEKIERVPLTQCDWFNDFHPVISRSQRFNSNSNSNNINSNPSLGQLAFHYTAVKFKRLYSSLTGRKLYVAPAKGLEPKSVDEALKYAREILKWEEESSNFSLSEYSIYSTEASTSSH